The DNA sequence tagatatagatatagatatagatatagatatagatatagatatagatatagatatagatatagatatagatatagatatagaagcTTGCAAGAGATTTGCAATACTTAACATTAACTAGATCCAGTATATTTTTCATTGTTATTAATAAGGTTTGTTAGTACTTGCATTCTCTTAAAGGTATGCAATGTATGCTTTGGACATTTGCTTGAAAGTTAGAAGGTCTTCATCTATACTAGTTTGTTTTTTCTCGTATATTGATTGGACATGATGTTAAGTCTACAATTAGTTTTGATGTATTCTTTGGTTCTAACTTGATTTCTTGGGGTTCTTAGAAACAAGCCACAGATTATAAAACTATAGATAATGCAATAGTAGAGATAAGAGAGAATTCCTTATCTGACACTAGAAATTAAAGATGAAATATTCCTTTCTTGGCCCTCCAAACTTAGAAATCCCATATTTGACACTACTTGTATCTTTTGCGCCCAAAATAAAACTGACGTTACTTTGAAGCCTAAAAGTGTTAGACTGAAGGTAATGGGTTGTTTGGTTCACGTACTAGCCTGGCTAGTGTATGGGAGCCAGGCTCACATGGGACAGGCCGAGCACATACAACCCTGTTGTGTTTGGTTGACTGTACTCACTTAGGTTGGCTGAGAAGAGATATTATTTGGTTGCCTGAATAAAGATTTGTTGtatgaaataaaaaatattaaaaggttatgattatgattttttatgaaaatacactTCTAAAGTACTTATTTTATCTAACTATGTGTTAAACATCTTTAAAACATATTAATATCACTTAATATTCACTAAACATACACTAATACCATCATTAGGAGAGAAACAACTACATCTAGTGAGTCAGGCTCACCAGAAATGTCTAATTCGCTTGTTTCCGTGGAGCCTGGCTGCAGGGTGGCCGCTGCACGCGTAGATCCTGGCTCAACCAAGCGAGCAGGCAACCAAACAACCGCACCCTGCATCCGGCCATCCTGGTTCAACCGGATGCAGGGAACCAAATAGGCCGTAAAAGGACCATATTGTCCCTCAGCATGATGTTCAGACTTTTATGCAGCAAGATGTTTAGACTTTTCATCTCTAGACCATGTAAGTAAGACCTAGACATTCTACAAGGATAACGCTTCATAAAATGGAAATATTTCACAcaatatactataaaaaattTCACATAAATAGTGTGGCATGATGACACAAAACACATGACCACAAGGTGGTGGAACACATGAGCATGTAACAAACTTCTTAGATGGAGATGGATAGATCATGATACATGGAGGTGGCATTATTAGTAATACAAATCATTTTGTTACGAAAGAAACAATGTCAGCACGAGAAGAGCATATACTTTTGTGAGAAAGCGATAAAAAGCGTTTCACATAAGAAGAGTGTACGTCATTGCTAGGGAGCCTCGGAAAAAGTGGTCAGTTGCTTAGTCTTACCATAAAAAGAggagaaaataaattgtggatcTTATACCATggtaaatttagttaaacttaacTCTTCTCTTATTTGGGAAGTACAATATTTGTGTGCATCCTTCACCCAATAATTTAATGTTTTTACAAAGGTAATAAAATGATTCAAAAGGGCACTTCAAGAATTAACTTAGAATTTATTCTATAATGGGATGAAATGGAAATATCTTTTAGGAGTAAATGTGCATGATTTTGAAGTATTAAACCTGAGAAGAGTGAGGGATCAAATGAAGACAGGAAATGGGACATAAAAACTACAGTACAACTATACGTAATGCTCTATATGACATCTTCTAAAAAAAGATGAGGAATAGTGggaaaaacaaaaaggaaagcTAGATAGAGGGAGGGAAGCAGAGATATAGAGCGAGGGGGAGAACAATAGGTAGGGAGCACGAGAAGAGTGTATAGTATACTTTTGTGAGAAAGTGATAAAGGTGTTTCACATAAGAAGCGTGTACGCTATTACTAGGGAGACTAAGGCATATTCAATTCACCTTTTTTCCAGAAACtctgaaaaaagttgtcggttGCTCAGTCTTACCACAAAAACCGGAGAAAAGAAGGGCAAGAAATTGTGGATCTCATAACAACTATATATAACGCTCTAGATGACATCTTCTAAAAAAGTGAAGGAATAGTGGGGAATATAAAAAGGAAAgctagagagagaggaagggaggcagagagatagagagaggGGGATAGAACAATAGGTAGAGGAAGTGAACCAGaggaggaagtggtggcggctgTGTGTCCTCTAAGATTGCTATGGCTCCTCTAGGAACCTAGATCCTAGCTTTCCCACACTGCTGCATAAGAATTTGCTTTAGTTGGTGCCCAAAGTTGTTTCCAATTCGTGTGCGAGTGTGTGAGAGGTGTTTATGGCGACGGTCCAACAAGAGATGGAGGCAGATGCTATGAAGTTGTtcatcggtggaatctcatggGACACTAATGAGGACCATCTTCTAAAGTACTTCAAGAAGTATGGGGAGGTGGAGGAGGCCATCGTCATGCGGGATCGGGCTACTGGTCGTAGCCGAGGCttcggattcatcatgtttgcTGACCCTGCTGTAGCCAAGCATGTCATCATGGAGAAGCATATGATTGATGGTCGAATGGTGAGTACACTATTATTTTTTACAAATCCTAAACTTATTAGAATATGCTAGATCCATGTTCCTCTAGATTATGTTAGTTCATATATAGCTTGTATTAATTACCCCATTGCAAATAATACAATATGTTTGGGTGTGTTTTGTTAGGTAGAGGCAAAGAAAGCTATTGCTAGAGATGATCATCATTCTCTTAATAATATTCATGGTAGTGCTCATGGACTACAAAGGCCCAAACACAGAAAGAAGATATTCGTTGGTGGTCTAGCTTCCAATGTGACAAAGGAAGACGTTATAAAGCACTTTAAACAATTTGGAACAATCATTGATGTTGTCGTGGTATATGACCACCACACACAACGCCCTAGAGGCTTTGGGTTCATCACGTATGATTCAGAAGATGCTGTGCATAGGGCATTAATCAAGACCTTCCAAAAATTGAAAGGTAAGATGGTTGAGGTCAAGCGAGCTATTCGTAAGGAACCATCTCCTATACCTAGCATGTGCTCTCCTATCAATGGGTTCAATTATGTAACCGGTAGAGCCAATAGCTTCCTTAATGGATATACCCAACATTACAATATGAGTCCATTAGGTGGCTATGGAATGAGGATGGATGAATGTTTTGGTCTTCTATCAGGTGGGAACACGAACAATGGTTATCCATCTTTTGGTGGTAGTCATGGAATTGGAATGAATTTTGACACATCGATGAACCCATGTACTGAAAGTGGCTCTAGCTTCAATAGTGGTATTCAACATGGATGGCATCTTAATCCATATTACAATGGAAATTTAGGTGGATTCAACAACTCTGTTAGCTATGGTGGAGTCAGTGGAAATAATGGTTTACTGTTTGACTCACTAGTTCATAACCTTTGGGATATT is a window from the Sorghum bicolor cultivar BTx623 chromosome 5, Sorghum_bicolor_NCBIv3, whole genome shotgun sequence genome containing:
- the LOC8079156 gene encoding heterogeneous nuclear ribonucleoprotein A1-like 2; protein product: MATVQQEMEADAMKLFIGGISWDTNEDHLLKYFKKYGEVEEAIVMRDRATGRSRGFGFIMFADPAVAKHVIMEKHMIDGRMVEAKKAIARDDHHSLNNIHGSAHGLQRPKHRKKIFVGGLASNVTKEDVIKHFKQFGTIIDVVVVYDHHTQRPRGFGFITYDSEDAVHRALIKTFQKLKGKMVEVKRAIRKEPSPIPSMCSPINGFNYVTGRANSFLNGYTQHYNMSPLGGYGMRMDECFGLLSGGNTNNGYPSFGGSHGIGMNFDTSMNPCTESGSSFNSGIQHGWHLNPYYNGNLGGFNNSVSYGGVSGNNGLLFDSLVHNLWDIFGLNHSSSSTSSNFFVPFGNGDLSGIGNNNVNWGNPHHVPAPGANNCSVYCTGNFCYGSSETNFGQGSSVYGRNIGSSGDNNLNQSTSGYARNFGDSSVGGGSIYGDTTWTSRSFEHDVTKMNSTGHMGH